A single genomic interval of Nanoarchaeota archaeon harbors:
- a CDS encoding PspC domain-containing protein, which translates to MKKTDRKASKGTAANEGQKPIKRLYRSGKEKILGGVCGGIAEYLNVDPVIIRLIWAVSILVYGSGFLLYIIAWIIIPRNPEHKWGD; encoded by the coding sequence ATGAAAAAAACAGACCGGAAAGCAAGCAAAGGAACTGCAGCAAATGAAGGGCAAAAACCAATCAAAAGGTTATACCGTTCAGGAAAAGAGAAGATTCTTGGCGGCGTGTGCGGAGGGATTGCAGAATACTTGAATGTTGATCCCGTTATAATTCGGCTGATATGGGCGGTTTCAATATTGGTTTACGGCAGCGGTTTTTTGCTTTACATAATTGCGTGGATAATAATTCCGCGAAATCCTGAGCATAAATGGGGGGATTGA
- a CDS encoding PadR family transcriptional regulator: MKREESFITNLTKLYVLFILSKGPAHGYDIMKEFKAATGKVLSPGQIYPLLSAMQRKGFVEMATKVEGKRQRKIYALNDKGKEFAGNLRAKIVRVLGL, from the coding sequence ATGAAACGCGAAGAATCATTTATCACAAATCTCACAAAGCTTTATGTACTGTTTATTTTATCAAAAGGCCCTGCTCATGGCTATGACATAATGAAGGAGTTCAAAGCAGCAACAGGAAAGGTTCTCAGCCCCGGCCAGATATATCCGCTTCTTTCTGCAATGCAGAGAAAAGGATTTGTCGAGATGGCAACAAAAGTCGAGGGCAAGAGGCAGAGAAAAATATATGCTTTGAATGATAAAGGAAAAGAATTTGCAGGAAATTTGCGCGCAAAGATTGTAAGAGTTCTGGGGCTTTAA
- a CDS encoding DUF87 domain-containing protein codes for MADFVRIEIANEIKKLVPVLGKDNALKIEQAYLLGDEETKKRVIEMLDAVKAAAFADESLKDSVLIEAPSRETAAKGDVFIGTALYGKRALYPFNLDSSMFLTHIGIFGSSGYGKTNVVHSLVNQLSEKSVPVLIFDFSKRNYRDLINIPELKDRVQIFTVGRNLSPFKFNPLRPPAGVEVSQWIKEFAEIFDHAYWLLGGGRHIILKALDTVFKNPKSFSIANRKAESGANGFDFPQLRGVKYLLDELESDKNSARERNWIVTAQRPLESLCFRETGEIFDTNEGVLPSSFFEGNKITILELDSLATNDKTFFIEILLQWIRDWLIVRNTKEQLQGVIVLEEAHHVLNREKSKKMGTESVIDLVFREVRELGMGIIYVDQHPSLISYPALGNTSTHIYMNLGLDTQYSSDIQDACSMLGLDYRTEGTYLRQLPVGDGFLLARRLSFPHPFLIRFPHAKVNKGTITDEMVAQIAPELPEETVIEPPLSEASRIRDHMKRKKHHHEKPKHAETEPVEIMEEKEDVSSPTAPQIPREQLEIREPQVQKDAGKIDLPDACLKIMRVLGRFDASATSEIYGGISMSGSTFKKNANRLVSDGYLGFRSAKVYRQNSIFYFLTNKGAAAFSRTFGMPREEINAAEFAVAAEKLFRSEGWAVNRADSVWILSKKDRQLKAVLASSLERAMLEGNVANEGAYFVAANVRVKNALMQMAAKRISETNRPFVLSIADFESLHKGEKFKKIGFE; via the coding sequence ATGGCTGATTTTGTCCGCATCGAAATTGCAAACGAGATAAAAAAGCTCGTTCCTGTTCTTGGTAAAGATAACGCGCTCAAAATTGAGCAGGCGTATCTTTTGGGCGATGAAGAGACAAAAAAGCGCGTAATAGAAATGCTTGATGCGGTCAAAGCAGCAGCGTTTGCCGACGAAAGCTTAAAAGACAGCGTGCTGATTGAGGCGCCGTCGCGCGAAACAGCAGCAAAGGGCGATGTTTTTATAGGCACTGCGCTTTACGGAAAGCGGGCTCTTTATCCTTTTAATCTTGACAGCAGTATGTTCTTGACTCATATAGGTATTTTCGGCTCCTCGGGATATGGAAAAACTAATGTGGTTCACAGCCTTGTCAATCAGCTTTCGGAAAAAAGTGTGCCTGTTCTGATATTTGATTTCTCAAAAAGAAATTACCGCGATTTGATAAATATTCCGGAATTAAAGGACCGTGTCCAGATTTTCACTGTCGGAAGAAATCTTTCGCCTTTCAAGTTCAATCCGCTGCGCCCGCCGGCAGGCGTTGAAGTTTCGCAGTGGATAAAGGAGTTTGCAGAGATTTTTGACCATGCTTACTGGCTTTTGGGCGGCGGGAGGCACATCATATTAAAGGCTCTTGATACGGTTTTTAAGAACCCAAAATCATTTTCGATTGCAAATCGAAAAGCCGAGAGCGGAGCGAACGGATTTGATTTTCCGCAATTGCGCGGCGTAAAATATCTGCTTGACGAGCTTGAAAGCGATAAAAACTCGGCAAGAGAGCGGAATTGGATCGTGACTGCACAGAGGCCGCTTGAATCGCTTTGTTTCCGTGAAACGGGCGAGATTTTTGACACAAACGAAGGTGTTCTTCCATCGAGTTTTTTCGAAGGCAATAAAATTACTATTCTTGAGCTTGATTCTCTTGCAACGAACGACAAAACCTTTTTCATTGAAATCCTGCTGCAGTGGATCCGTGATTGGCTGATTGTAAGAAACACAAAGGAGCAGCTGCAGGGCGTGATTGTTTTGGAGGAGGCACACCATGTCCTGAATCGCGAGAAGTCGAAAAAGATGGGTACTGAAAGCGTTATTGACCTTGTTTTCCGCGAGGTAAGAGAGCTCGGAATGGGCATAATTTATGTTGACCAGCACCCGTCCCTTATTAGCTATCCTGCTCTTGGAAATACCAGCACTCATATTTACATGAACCTCGGGCTTGACACGCAGTATTCTTCAGACATTCAGGACGCATGCAGCATGCTTGGCCTCGATTACCGGACAGAGGGCACTTATCTGCGCCAGCTTCCTGTGGGCGACGGCTTTTTGCTTGCGCGCCGCCTTAGTTTTCCGCATCCATTCCTTATACGATTCCCGCATGCGAAAGTGAATAAAGGCACAATTACCGATGAAATGGTTGCGCAAATTGCGCCGGAGCTTCCTGAAGAAACTGTGATTGAGCCGCCGCTGTCTGAGGCCTCGCGCATAAGGGACCATATGAAAAGAAAAAAGCATCATCATGAAAAGCCGAAGCATGCCGAAACAGAGCCTGTTGAAATTATGGAAGAAAAAGAGGATGTTTCTTCACCGACTGCGCCGCAAATTCCGCGCGAGCAGTTGGAAATACGCGAACCGCAAGTGCAAAAGGATGCCGGGAAAATCGATTTGCCTGACGCATGCCTTAAGATTATGCGCGTTCTTGGCAGATTCGATGCATCCGCAACATCAGAGATTTACGGCGGAATTTCGATGTCGGGCAGCACATTCAAGAAGAATGCGAACCGCTTGGTATCTGACGGATATCTTGGATTCCGCAGCGCAAAAGTGTACCGCCAAAATTCTATTTTCTACTTTTTGACAAACAAAGGTGCTGCAGCATTTTCAAGGACTTTCGGGATGCCGCGTGAGGAAATCAACGCCGCGGAATTTGCCGTTGCAGCAGAAAAGCTTTTCAGGAGTGAAGGATGGGCAGTTAATCGGGCTGACAGTGTTTGGATTCTTTCAAAAAAAGACAGGCAGCTGAAAGCCGTTCTTGCGTCAAGCCTTGAGCGCGCCATGCTTGAGGGTAATGTGGCGAACGAGGGCGCATATTTTGTTGCAGCAAATGTGAGAGTTAAAAACGCGCTTATGCAGATGGCGGCAAAAAGGATTAGCGAAACAAACAGGCCGTTTGTGCTTTCTATTGCGGATTTTGAATCTTTGCACAAGGGCGAGAAGTTCAAAAAAATCGGGTTTGAGTAG